A portion of the Chryseobacterium tructae genome contains these proteins:
- a CDS encoding cupin domain-containing protein produces the protein MKRKKKLITPLAFPLSLLLLSCDNNSSNKEQESTIKAERITLLNTTKSWDGTPYPNYPQTKPEISVLKISIPPHQQLDWHKHPVINVAYVAKGEVLLEKKDDGKKIWVREGEAVPETVNLVHKGQTGDKGVTLIVFYAGTPGVPITEPE, from the coding sequence ATGAAAAGAAAAAAAAAATTGATTACCCCCTTAGCTTTCCCTCTATCCCTCTTATTATTGTCTTGTGATAATAACTCATCCAACAAAGAACAGGAATCCACGATCAAGGCAGAAAGAATCACCCTTTTAAACACCACAAAATCCTGGGACGGCACTCCTTATCCCAACTATCCTCAAACAAAACCAGAGATCAGTGTTTTAAAAATATCAATTCCTCCTCATCAACAACTAGACTGGCATAAACATCCTGTCATTAATGTTGCCTATGTAGCCAAAGGAGAAGTCTTACTGGAAAAGAAAGATGATGGTAAAAAAATTTGGGTCAGAGAGGGAGAAGCCGTTCCGGAGACTGTAAATTTAGTTCATAAAGGACAAACTGGAGATAAAGGAGTTACCTTAATCGTCTTCTATGCAGGAACTCCAGGAGTTCCAATAACAGAACCTGAATAG
- a CDS encoding phosphoribosylanthranilate isomerase produces MNQPSATTQFSPALKVCGLTKPDQIQDLIAVNADFLGFIFYEKSPRYVLNYLSLEDISQINHKGKVGVFVNEKIEKMIEIAEKGKLNLIQLHGDEDENLIIELRKHLNPEIKIIKVLRIGNDTVQNKKKIAQTFSNQSTHNNLLPITYYLFDTDSKAFGGTGQQFDWNLLNEFEIPLPYFLSGGVSEENIKNIESLNQKPFAIDINSKFEIAPGDKNVETIKKFKTIIHGSPEGTI; encoded by the coding sequence ATGAATCAACCATCAGCAACTACCCAATTCTCCCCTGCTCTCAAAGTATGCGGCCTGACAAAGCCAGATCAGATTCAGGACTTAATTGCCGTGAATGCAGATTTCTTAGGTTTTATTTTCTACGAAAAATCGCCACGATATGTTTTAAATTATCTGAGTCTTGAGGATATCTCACAGATTAACCACAAGGGAAAAGTAGGCGTTTTTGTGAATGAAAAAATTGAAAAAATGATTGAAATAGCTGAAAAAGGAAAGCTCAACCTCATTCAGTTACATGGAGATGAAGATGAGAATCTGATTATTGAATTGAGAAAACATCTTAATCCTGAGATTAAAATAATCAAGGTACTAAGAATTGGAAATGATACTGTTCAAAACAAAAAGAAAATAGCACAGACTTTCAGTAATCAATCAACCCACAACAATCTGTTGCCTATCACCTATTACCTATTCGATACAGACAGCAAAGCATTTGGCGGAACAGGACAACAGTTTGACTGGAATCTATTGAATGAGTTTGAAATCCCACTCCCCTATTTTTTGAGCGGTGGTGTTTCGGAAGAGAATATCAAAAACATTGAATCATTGAATCAAAAGCCTTTTGCTATAGACATTAATTCAAAATTTGAAATAGCCCCCGGTGATAAAAATGTAGAGACCATTAAAAAATTCAAAACCATCATCCATGGGAGTCCCGAAGGGACGATTTAG
- a CDS encoding anthranilate synthase component I family protein: MFTQKIKIKTVSKKTLGDLHTPMNIYLKIRDKFRDTILLESSDSKSIDNNFSFIAINAVAGIEVKNLNEFEIKLPESTPVKQFIMERNITEIFEDFRTVFDCEKTNDPIEQTAQSLFGYTSFEAVQFFENVNLKAQSPEVEIPILRYRLYQYVIAINHFNDEMHIIENQMNGVKSELHLLENLIKNQNTPVYPFEKNGQETSNITDEEYIELVKTAQKHCMRGDVFQLVLSRRFEQKFKGDEFNVYRALRNINPSPYLFYFDYGNYKLFGSSPESQLIIKDNKAIIHPIAGTAKRTGNFDADLQAIELLKNDPKENAEHTMLVDLARNDLGKLGKNVTVTKLKEIQLFSHVIHMVSEVTADLPEQINPLDMISATFPQGTLSGAPKHKALQLIDQYEKDSRGYYGGCIGMVGLNGTCNQAIMIRTFLSKNNTLYYQAGAGLVAKSVPESELQEVNNKLNALKKAVEKAEKIVKN; this comes from the coding sequence ATGTTTACTCAGAAAATCAAAATAAAAACCGTTTCGAAAAAAACTCTTGGAGACCTTCATACTCCTATGAATATTTATCTTAAAATCAGAGATAAGTTCAGGGATACTATTCTTCTGGAAAGCTCCGACTCAAAAAGTATTGATAATAATTTTTCCTTTATTGCCATCAATGCTGTTGCAGGAATTGAAGTAAAAAACTTAAATGAGTTTGAAATTAAGCTTCCTGAATCCACACCAGTAAAACAGTTTATCATGGAGCGCAATATCACTGAGATATTTGAAGATTTCCGTACTGTTTTTGATTGTGAAAAGACCAATGATCCTATTGAACAAACTGCACAAAGCCTTTTCGGGTATACAAGTTTTGAAGCGGTACAGTTCTTTGAAAATGTCAATTTAAAAGCACAAAGCCCGGAAGTAGAAATTCCCATCCTCAGATACAGATTATACCAATATGTAATTGCCATCAATCACTTCAACGATGAGATGCATATTATTGAAAACCAAATGAACGGTGTAAAATCTGAACTTCACCTATTGGAAAACCTCATCAAAAATCAAAATACTCCTGTATATCCATTTGAAAAAAATGGTCAGGAGACTTCAAATATTACTGATGAAGAGTATATTGAACTGGTAAAAACTGCCCAAAAACACTGTATGAGAGGTGATGTATTCCAATTGGTATTGAGCAGAAGATTTGAACAGAAATTCAAAGGAGATGAATTTAATGTATATCGTGCTTTGAGAAATATTAACCCTTCTCCTTACCTGTTTTATTTTGATTATGGAAACTACAAATTATTCGGTTCAAGCCCTGAAAGCCAATTAATCATCAAAGATAACAAAGCCATTATTCATCCGATTGCCGGAACTGCCAAAAGAACAGGGAATTTTGATGCCGATCTGCAGGCTATTGAACTACTAAAAAATGATCCTAAGGAAAATGCAGAACACACCATGCTGGTAGACCTTGCTCGTAATGACCTTGGAAAATTGGGAAAAAACGTAACGGTTACTAAACTAAAAGAAATCCAGCTTTTCTCTCACGTAATCCACATGGTAAGTGAAGTGACTGCCGATCTTCCGGAACAAATCAATCCTCTCGACATGATTTCTGCTACTTTCCCTCAAGGAACTTTAAGTGGAGCTCCAAAACATAAAGCTCTTCAACTTATCGATCAATATGAAAAAGATTCCCGCGGATATTATGGTGGATGTATAGGTATGGTAGGTTTAAATGGAACGTGTAACCAAGCTATTATGATCAGGACTTTTTTAAGTAAAAACAATACTCTTTATTATCAGGCAGGAGCTGGTCTTGTAGCAAAATCTGTCCCAGAAAGCGAACTGCAAGAGGTAAACAATAAACTGAATGCTCTTAAAAAGGCAGTGGAAAAAGCAGAAAAAATAGTGAAAAACTAA
- a CDS encoding GNAT family N-acetyltransferase gives MKYQIKQTNELTNNEIEHILKLWDISVWNTMEPDYFRNFFKDSEFHLLLDLHSEIMAIFRLNFDFVLKISEEQYAFAEAVGLVAAQKKKGYGAQLVEYFKDNVTQRNIETVGFCHADLRPFYEKCNIEILYDKAKAIKENENSEWVNSEDDDILIFNVSQKEKEQLNTLSQQHNAYLITKE, from the coding sequence ATGAAATACCAAATTAAACAAACCAACGAATTAACAAACAACGAGATTGAACATATTTTAAAGCTATGGGACATTTCTGTCTGGAATACAATGGAACCTGATTATTTCCGCAATTTTTTTAAAGATTCGGAATTTCATTTACTGCTGGACTTACATTCAGAAATCATGGCCATTTTCCGGCTTAATTTTGATTTCGTATTGAAGATCTCTGAGGAACAATATGCTTTTGCAGAAGCTGTAGGATTGGTTGCCGCTCAAAAGAAAAAGGGATATGGAGCTCAGTTGGTTGAATATTTTAAAGACAATGTCACCCAAAGAAATATAGAAACGGTAGGTTTCTGCCATGCGGATCTTCGTCCGTTTTATGAAAAATGCAATATTGAAATCCTGTATGATAAAGCAAAAGCCATTAAAGAAAATGAAAATTCTGAATGGGTGAATTCAGAAGACGATGATATTTTAATTTTTAATGTATCCCAAAAAGAAAAAGAACAACTCAATACATTGAGCCAGCAACATAACGCTTATTTAATTACTAAAGAATAA
- a CDS encoding SDR family oxidoreductase, whose protein sequence is MQRFRDKTAVITGGTNGMGLATAQKFIEEGGRVIITGRSEETVHKALTQLGENAFGIVSDAGNMRDLLRLQEEVKQYTEKVDVIFANAGYGKFAPVESVDENQFDELFNVLVKGSFFTVQQLLPLMKSGSSVIFNTSVATEIAMSSFSVYSAAKSAVQSFIKTFAVELTERGIRVNGVSPGHIKTNIFNNTGLAPDQIEEAVENIIPTIPFRRQGNPEEIANTVLFLASEEASYIHGAEIKVDAGISVIRS, encoded by the coding sequence ATGCAAAGATTTAGAGACAAAACAGCAGTAATTACCGGCGGAACAAACGGAATGGGGCTAGCTACTGCCCAAAAATTTATTGAAGAAGGAGGTCGTGTAATAATTACCGGGCGAAGCGAAGAAACCGTTCATAAAGCTTTAACACAATTAGGAGAGAATGCTTTTGGAATTGTGTCTGATGCTGGAAATATGAGAGATTTATTGCGTTTACAAGAAGAGGTAAAGCAATACACTGAAAAGGTTGATGTTATTTTTGCCAATGCAGGCTATGGAAAATTTGCTCCCGTTGAAAGTGTTGATGAAAACCAATTTGATGAACTGTTTAATGTATTGGTAAAAGGCTCTTTTTTTACCGTTCAGCAATTGTTACCATTGATGAAATCAGGAAGTTCTGTTATTTTTAATACTTCTGTTGCTACAGAAATTGCGATGAGCAGCTTTTCTGTGTATTCGGCAGCGAAGTCGGCAGTACAGTCTTTTATTAAAACATTCGCTGTAGAATTAACGGAGCGTGGAATCCGCGTAAATGGGGTGAGCCCCGGGCATATTAAGACCAATATTTTCAACAATACAGGCTTAGCTCCTGATCAAATTGAAGAAGCCGTTGAGAATATCATTCCAACAATCCCTTTCAGGAGACAGGGAAACCCGGAGGAAATTGCTAATACAGTTTTGTTCCTTGCTTCAGAAGAGGCATCCTATATTCATGGGGCGGAGATTAAGGTAGATGCCGGAATTTCTGTAATAAGATCGTAG
- a CDS encoding protein-glutamine glutaminase codes for MKKFLLSLMVFASVLSMNSCSDSSANQENVNPQSKEMAMKDYGRTVPVGIDKEDGKFKVSFILSAQPYEIKDTKENEAYISMISQAVKNESPVHVFLKSNSNEIVKVESPTLEDINFFKSALTKEVRAEKGITNKLASVIPDLATLNSLFTQIKNQSCGTSTASSPCITFRYPVDGCYARAHKMRQILNNAGYECEKQFVYGNLRATTGTCCVSWVYHVAILVSFKNASGVVEKRIIDPSLVSTGPITDTAWRAACTNSTCGSASVSSYANTAGNVYYRNPAGSLLYDNNLVNTNCTLTAFSALSGCSAPVPSTAHCGF; via the coding sequence ATGAAAAAATTTTTGCTATCCTTGATGGTATTTGCATCAGTACTATCAATGAATTCTTGTTCAGATTCCAGTGCGAATCAGGAGAATGTGAATCCTCAGTCTAAGGAAATGGCCATGAAAGACTATGGCAGAACTGTTCCGGTAGGGATAGATAAAGAAGATGGTAAATTTAAGGTTTCCTTTATTCTTTCTGCTCAGCCTTATGAAATTAAAGACACTAAAGAAAACGAGGCTTATATTTCAATGATCAGCCAGGCTGTAAAAAATGAATCTCCTGTTCATGTTTTCCTTAAGTCTAATTCTAATGAAATTGTAAAGGTAGAAAGCCCTACTCTGGAAGATATCAATTTCTTTAAATCAGCTTTAACAAAAGAAGTAAGGGCAGAAAAAGGGATTACCAATAAACTGGCCAGTGTCATTCCTGATTTGGCAACTTTAAACAGCTTATTTACTCAGATCAAAAACCAATCTTGTGGAACTTCTACAGCATCATCTCCTTGTATTACTTTCAGATATCCTGTAGACGGCTGCTATGCGAGAGCTCACAAGATGAGACAGATTTTAAACAATGCCGGATATGAATGTGAAAAACAATTTGTATATGGTAATCTAAGAGCTACCACGGGTACCTGCTGTGTATCGTGGGTATATCACGTTGCGATTCTTGTAAGCTTTAAAAATGCTTCCGGAGTTGTTGAAAAAAGAATTATAGATCCATCTCTGGTTTCAACAGGCCCTATTACTGATACTGCATGGAGAGCTGCATGTACTAACTCTACTTGTGGTTCAGCTTCGGTTTCTTCCTATGCTAATACAGCAGGAAATGTTTACTACAGAAATCCGGCAGGATCTCTATTATATGATAACAATCTGGTGAATACGAATTGTACTCTAACAGCATTTTCAGCTCTTTCCGGCTGTTCAGCTCCAGTACCGAGTACAGCACATTGTGGATTCTAA
- the trpC gene encoding indole-3-glycerol phosphate synthase TrpC, with protein MTILDKIIERKKEEILVSKANTSVDQLKNTVSFRRKSSSLKESIKNKSGIIAEFKRQSPSKGIINDRALPLDITSAYEQFGASGISILTDKDFFGGSFDDILNVRDHIKTPILRKDFMIDEYQFYEAKSMGADVILLIAACLSPNQVQEFTALAHELDLEVLLEIHTEEELKHFNSDIDLVGINNRNLKDFKVDLQHSVQLKDQLPKDTLSVAESGIYSFEDFKYLKEKGFDGFLMGEYFMKNADPAKAFEEFSLLI; from the coding sequence ATGACCATACTAGATAAAATTATTGAAAGAAAAAAAGAAGAGATTTTGGTTTCAAAAGCTAATACTTCTGTCGATCAATTAAAGAATACAGTATCTTTCAGAAGAAAAAGCTCTTCACTGAAAGAATCCATTAAAAATAAAAGCGGAATTATCGCTGAATTTAAAAGACAATCTCCATCCAAAGGAATCATTAATGACCGTGCTCTGCCTTTAGACATTACTTCAGCTTATGAACAATTTGGAGCAAGTGGAATTTCCATTCTCACCGATAAAGATTTTTTTGGCGGAAGTTTTGATGATATCCTGAACGTAAGAGATCATATCAAGACTCCTATTCTGCGAAAAGATTTCATGATTGATGAATACCAGTTTTATGAAGCCAAAAGCATGGGAGCTGATGTCATTTTATTGATTGCAGCCTGTCTTTCGCCTAATCAGGTTCAGGAATTTACTGCACTTGCTCATGAACTGGATCTGGAAGTTTTATTGGAAATCCATACAGAAGAAGAGCTGAAGCATTTTAATTCTGATATAGACTTAGTGGGAATTAATAACAGAAATCTGAAGGATTTTAAAGTGGACTTACAACATTCCGTTCAATTAAAAGACCAGCTTCCCAAAGATACCTTGTCTGTTGCAGAAAGCGGAATCTATAGTTTTGAAGATTTTAAATATTTAAAGGAAAAAGGATTTGATGGCTTCCTTATGGGGGAATATTTCATGAAGAATGCAGATCCTGCAAAAGCTTTTGAAGAATTTTCTTTATTAATTTGA
- the trpB gene encoding tryptophan synthase subunit beta, whose product MNYKNPDEHGYYGEFGGAFIPEMLYPNVEELQKNYLEIIESEDFQNEYQDLLKNYVGRATPLYFAKNLSKKYNTQIYLKREDLNHTGAHKINNALGQVLLAKRLGKTRIIAETGAGQHGVATATACALLGLECIVYMGEIDIQRQAPNVARMKMLGAEVIAATSGSKTLKDAVNEALRDWINNPVTTHYVIGSVVGPHPFPDLVARFQSIISKEIKEQLKEKIGRENPDYVIACVGGGSNAAGTFYHFVEEKEVKIIAAEAGGLGVDSGKSAATTFLGTLGVLHGSKSLVMQTADGQVIEPHSISAGLDYPGIGPFHAHLFQEKRAEFFSINDDEALKCAFELTKLEGIIPALESSHALAVLDKKKFKEDDVVVICLSGRGDKDMETYLKNL is encoded by the coding sequence ATGAATTATAAAAACCCTGATGAACACGGATATTATGGAGAATTTGGAGGAGCTTTTATCCCCGAAATGCTTTATCCCAATGTAGAAGAACTTCAAAAGAATTATCTTGAGATCATTGAGTCGGAAGACTTTCAGAATGAATATCAGGATCTGCTTAAAAATTATGTAGGGCGGGCAACACCGCTGTACTTTGCTAAAAACTTAAGTAAAAAATACAATACACAGATCTATTTAAAGCGAGAAGATCTAAACCATACCGGAGCTCATAAGATCAATAATGCCTTAGGGCAGGTTCTTTTAGCAAAACGTCTTGGAAAAACAAGAATTATTGCAGAAACCGGAGCCGGGCAACATGGTGTAGCCACTGCGACTGCTTGTGCATTGCTTGGCCTCGAATGTATTGTGTATATGGGAGAAATCGACATTCAAAGACAGGCACCCAATGTAGCCAGAATGAAAATGTTAGGAGCAGAAGTGATTGCAGCCACTTCAGGATCAAAAACCCTGAAAGATGCGGTAAATGAAGCTTTAAGAGATTGGATCAACAATCCTGTAACAACACATTATGTCATTGGAAGTGTTGTTGGCCCTCATCCTTTTCCGGATCTTGTAGCAAGGTTTCAAAGCATTATATCAAAAGAAATTAAAGAACAGCTTAAAGAAAAAATTGGAAGAGAAAACCCTGATTATGTAATTGCTTGTGTAGGTGGCGGAAGCAATGCAGCCGGAACTTTCTATCATTTTGTAGAAGAAAAAGAAGTGAAAATTATTGCTGCTGAAGCCGGAGGACTAGGTGTTGACTCAGGAAAATCTGCTGCCACTACATTCTTAGGAACACTTGGGGTACTTCATGGAAGCAAAAGCCTTGTTATGCAAACTGCAGACGGACAGGTCATTGAACCTCATTCCATCTCTGCCGGACTTGATTATCCGGGAATCGGTCCTTTTCATGCCCATTTATTTCAGGAAAAGAGAGCAGAATTTTTCAGTATTAATGATGATGAAGCCTTGAAATGTGCTTTTGAACTAACTAAACTGGAAGGAATTATTCCTGCTTTGGAAAGCTCTCATGCTCTGGCAGTCTTAGACAAAAAGAAATTCAAAGAAGATGATGTGGTTGTTATTTGTTTAAGCGGTCGTGGAGATAAGGATATGGAAACATACCTTAAAAATCTGTAA
- a CDS encoding c-type cytochrome, translating to MKNLFLAGTLGLLIFSCSKKENTAEVASSDAASVSAPAASNLSGDKIMETLDCSGCHSVNERMIGPSYQEIAAKYSDKDIELLASKIIEGGSGVWGGVPMAAHPQVSKEDAKKMVEYILSQKK from the coding sequence ATGAAAAATTTATTTTTGGCGGGAACTTTAGGTCTTCTGATCTTTTCCTGTTCTAAAAAAGAAAATACGGCAGAGGTTGCATCTTCTGATGCTGCATCGGTGTCTGCTCCTGCGGCATCCAATCTTTCCGGTGACAAGATCATGGAAACATTGGACTGTTCTGGATGTCACTCTGTCAATGAAAGAATGATAGGACCTTCTTATCAGGAAATCGCAGCCAAATATTCTGACAAGGATATCGAGTTGTTAGCTTCCAAGATTATAGAGGGCGGCAGTGGAGTTTGGGGCGGTGTCCCTATGGCTGCTCATCCACAGGTATCTAAAGAAGATGCCAAAAAAATGGTGGAATATATTCTGAGCCAGAAGAAATAA
- the trpA gene encoding tryptophan synthase subunit alpha: MNTSNNKKMKKLNIYFTAGIPQLEDTADIIKLIQDSGADMIEIGMPYSDPVADGPVIQKAHELALQNGMTIEKLFSQLKTIKNDIKIPVILMGYINPVLSFGFENFCKECSESGVSGLILPDLPPIEFEKNYQHILKKYNLNFTFLVTPETSDERIQYLDSLSSGFLYAVSSSSTTGNENTVLKNEHYLNRLADLPLKNSVMIGFGIKSKADFENVTEKADGGIIGTAFVNVLLQDKDWKKSAIDFIHSIKA; encoded by the coding sequence ATGAATACATCAAACAATAAAAAAATGAAAAAACTAAATATATACTTCACCGCAGGAATTCCACAGCTGGAAGATACTGCAGACATTATAAAACTCATCCAGGATTCCGGGGCAGATATGATTGAAATCGGAATGCCTTATTCCGATCCTGTAGCTGATGGTCCCGTGATCCAAAAAGCCCACGAACTTGCTTTACAAAACGGAATGACCATCGAGAAGCTTTTTTCCCAATTAAAAACCATCAAGAATGACATAAAAATACCCGTAATCTTGATGGGATATATCAATCCTGTATTGAGCTTCGGATTTGAAAACTTCTGTAAAGAATGTTCAGAGAGCGGTGTTTCAGGGCTTATTCTTCCCGATCTTCCTCCTATTGAATTTGAAAAAAACTATCAGCATATTTTAAAAAAATACAACCTTAATTTCACATTTTTGGTTACCCCTGAAACTTCGGATGAAAGAATACAATATTTGGATTCATTAAGTTCAGGATTCTTGTATGCTGTAAGCTCATCTTCCACTACCGGAAATGAAAACACCGTTCTAAAGAATGAGCATTATCTAAACCGATTGGCAGATCTTCCTCTTAAAAATTCTGTGATGATTGGCTTCGGAATAAAATCAAAGGCAGATTTTGAAAACGTAACTGAGAAGGCAGATGGCGGAATCATAGGAACAGCTTTTGTGAATGTTTTGCTTCAGGATAAAGATTGGAAGAAAAGTGCCATAGATTTTATCCATTCCATAAAAGCTTAA
- the rlmF gene encoding 23S rRNA (adenine(1618)-N(6))-methyltransferase RlmF has product MSTEKSSLHTRNLHRNPYDFDLLISCVPELKQYVFVNIHGTRTINFSIPKAVKLLNKALLLHFYNVKDWNIPDANLCPPIPGRADYVHYIADLLAEKRSEIPTGTSVKGLDVGVGANLVYPLIAHQSYGWKMLGTDINEDSLKNARQILDQNPDLSSSILLQHQPDTQYVFKNIIGAGDRFTFSMCNPPFHDSKESMIKGNIRKTKNLNKGKAQKTLLNFGGQQSELWCEGGELAFIANMINESVQYSSQVLWFTCLVSKKDNLYKLTTLLKKVKAIEVKTIDMAQGQKISRILAWTFVLQKDRKHWFI; this is encoded by the coding sequence ATGTCCACAGAAAAATCCAGTCTGCATACAAGAAATCTGCATCGTAATCCTTATGATTTTGATCTGCTCATTTCTTGTGTGCCAGAACTGAAGCAGTATGTCTTTGTGAATATTCATGGGACAAGAACCATTAATTTCAGCATTCCTAAAGCTGTAAAATTATTAAACAAGGCTTTACTTCTCCATTTTTATAATGTTAAAGATTGGAACATTCCTGATGCTAATCTATGTCCGCCTATTCCGGGACGTGCAGATTATGTTCATTATATTGCAGATCTTTTGGCAGAAAAACGGAGTGAAATTCCAACAGGAACTTCTGTAAAAGGATTGGATGTTGGAGTAGGAGCCAATCTTGTGTATCCTTTAATTGCTCATCAATCCTATGGCTGGAAGATGCTGGGGACGGATATTAACGAAGATTCCTTAAAAAATGCTCGGCAAATTCTGGATCAAAATCCTGATTTATCGTCATCGATTTTATTACAGCATCAGCCTGACACTCAATATGTATTCAAGAATATAATCGGAGCGGGAGATCGGTTCACATTTTCCATGTGTAATCCTCCTTTTCACGACTCCAAAGAATCGATGATCAAAGGAAATATCAGAAAAACAAAGAATTTAAACAAGGGAAAAGCACAGAAAACATTACTTAATTTTGGCGGACAGCAATCGGAACTATGGTGTGAAGGGGGCGAATTAGCATTCATTGCTAATATGATCAATGAAAGTGTTCAATATTCATCCCAGGTTCTTTGGTTCACGTGCCTGGTTTCTAAAAAAGATAATCTGTATAAGTTAACTACACTTTTAAAAAAGGTAAAAGCTATAGAAGTTAAAACCATTGATATGGCTCAGGGACAAAAGATCAGCAGAATTTTGGCCTGGACATTTGTTCTTCAAAAGGATAGGAAACATTGGTTTATTTAG
- a CDS encoding anthranilate synthase component II — MNNNINTQQSAVKVLVFDNYDSFTYNLVQIIERILNQKVDVVRNDQITLEEIGKYDKIILSPGPGIPEEAGILLDLIKEYAPTKSILGVCLGQQAIAEAFGGSLINLSEIFHGVATTTDLVKENTKLFKDLTSGLEVGRYHSWAVNPESFPNELEVTAVDKDGMIMALQHKTYDVHGVQFHPESILTPDGEIIIRNF; from the coding sequence ATGAACAACAATATAAACACTCAACAATCAGCAGTAAAGGTTCTCGTTTTCGATAACTATGACAGCTTTACTTATAACCTTGTCCAGATCATCGAAAGAATCCTGAATCAGAAAGTGGACGTGGTAAGAAATGACCAGATCACCTTGGAAGAGATTGGAAAATACGATAAAATCATTCTTTCTCCAGGCCCTGGAATTCCGGAAGAAGCAGGGATTCTATTGGATCTGATCAAAGAATACGCTCCTACAAAAAGTATTTTAGGAGTATGTTTAGGACAACAGGCGATTGCAGAAGCTTTCGGTGGAAGTCTTATCAATCTGTCCGAAATTTTCCATGGAGTGGCTACTACTACAGACTTGGTAAAAGAAAACACCAAGCTGTTTAAAGATTTAACATCAGGACTTGAAGTAGGAAGATACCATAGCTGGGCTGTGAATCCTGAGAGCTTTCCCAATGAATTGGAAGTTACAGCAGTGGATAAAGATGGAATGATCATGGCTTTACAGCACAAAACTTATGATGTACATGGAGTCCAGTTTCATCCTGAAAGTATTTTAACTCCTGACGGAGAAATAATTATCCGGAATTTTTAA
- the trpD gene encoding anthranilate phosphoribosyltransferase, which yields MKEILQYLFNHNTLSKSEAKAMMIEIAQNKFNTAEVTAFISVFLMRNITLKELEGFREALLQMAVPIHIDASDAIDIVGTGGDGKNTINISTLASFVVAGAGQKVTKHGNYGASTTTGSSNVLEELGYQFKNSSEQLNEDLERANICFLHAPYFHPALQSVGLLRKSLGLRTFFNLLGPLVNPAKPQYSMIGVYNLEIARIYQYLLQQEEQEFILVHGLDGYDEISLTHDSKIITKKGEEIYSAEDLGFNPVTLEDIKAGETTKETAKLFMNILEGKGTEQQNAVVLANASVALYHTHKFGTYDDCLLLAQESLESGKALKTFELLIN from the coding sequence ATGAAAGAAATATTGCAATATCTATTCAACCACAATACCTTGTCAAAATCTGAGGCAAAGGCTATGATGATTGAAATTGCCCAAAATAAGTTTAATACAGCAGAAGTAACCGCTTTCATCAGTGTTTTTCTAATGCGAAATATTACACTGAAAGAACTTGAAGGCTTTAGAGAAGCTCTATTACAAATGGCAGTTCCCATCCATATTGATGCCAGTGACGCCATTGATATCGTAGGAACAGGAGGTGACGGAAAAAACACAATCAATATATCAACATTGGCCAGCTTTGTGGTGGCCGGAGCCGGGCAGAAGGTAACAAAACATGGAAATTATGGAGCTTCAACCACTACAGGCTCATCCAACGTACTGGAGGAACTTGGATACCAGTTCAAGAACAGTTCAGAACAGCTGAATGAAGATCTTGAAAGAGCTAATATTTGCTTTTTACATGCTCCTTACTTCCATCCTGCTCTTCAATCCGTTGGGTTATTGAGAAAATCACTGGGATTAAGAACCTTCTTTAATCTTTTAGGACCTTTGGTGAATCCTGCAAAACCTCAATACTCAATGATTGGAGTGTACAACCTGGAAATTGCGAGAATCTATCAATACCTTTTACAACAAGAAGAACAGGAATTTATTTTAGTTCATGGATTGGATGGCTATGATGAGATCAGTCTTACCCACGACAGCAAAATCATTACTAAGAAAGGAGAGGAAATCTACTCTGCCGAAGACTTAGGCTTCAATCCTGTAACTCTAGAAGATATTAAAGCAGGCGAAACTACCAAAGAAACAGCAAAACTATTTATGAATATTCTGGAAGGAAAAGGAACTGAACAGCAAAATGCTGTGGTTTTGGCCAACGCATCTGTAGCGCTTTATCATACCCATAAATTCGGAACATATGATGATTGTTTGCTATTGGCACAGGAAAGCTTAGAAAGTGGAAAAGCATTAAAAACATTCGAACTTTTGATTAATTAA